From the Marinobacter sp. es.048 genome, the window ATCTGAGCCGCAATAATCCGCTCCACCTGTTCCCGGGAATTGGTATCCCGGGCCATGGTGCGTTCAAGTTGAACGTCCTTGGGTACGTCGATCACAATAATGCGATCAACCAGCTCATGCTGGTCGGTCTCCAGGAGGAGAGGGGAGACCAGAAGCACATAGGGAAGCTGGTAATTTTCCGGGTTCAATTGCCGAATCAATTCTTCACGAATGATGGGATGTAACAGCGACTCCAGCCAAACACGCTCTTCCGGCTCCTGAAAGACTATTCCGCGAAGCCGGGCGCGATCCAGGGTGCCGTCAGAAGTAAGAATCTCATGCCCGAAATGCTCCGCAATCCTTGCCAGCGCAGGCGTCCCCGGCTCAACCACCTCCCGGGCAACATCATCCGCATCCACCCAGTGCACGCCAAGGTCACCGAATAAGCGAGCAACAGTGGATTTTCCGGAACCTATCCCGCCGGTAAGGCCGATTACTGCCATTGAATCTCCGAATTAGAATTATGTTTTACAAGTTCGGCGTAGGTCGGATTAGCGAAGCGTAATCCGACAAATTACTTAGACCCCCAAAAACCCAAACCAAAA encodes:
- the coaE gene encoding dephospho-CoA kinase (Dephospho-CoA kinase (CoaE) performs the final step in coenzyme A biosynthesis.) — translated: MAVIGLTGGIGSGKSTVARLFGDLGVHWVDADDVAREVVEPGTPALARIAEHFGHEILTSDGTLDRARLRGIVFQEPEERVWLESLLHPIIREELIRQLNPENYQLPYVLLVSPLLLETDQHELVDRIIVIDVPKDVQLERTMARDTNSREQVERIIAAQMSREDRLARADEVVDNNRPLDDVMRQVRELHERLLVDFG